The genomic region ATGATCCTCGCCATCGAGCCGATGGTGAACGCCGGCGGCCCGGACGTCCGGGTGCTCGGCGACGGCTGGACCGCGGTGACGGTGGACGGGAGCCTCTCCGCCCACTTCGAGCACACGGTGGCGATCACCGAGGACGGCCCGGAGATCCTCACCCGGCCGTCGTAGCCCGGCAGGAGGACGGCCGGTCCCGGGGCAGCGTCGTTGGGTCCCTCGCGCGCGGTTTGCACGAGGGAGGTTGCAGTGGCAAAGTGGCTGTGTTATAGGGCGCCCCTCGCGTTCCGTCCCGCTTCGGGGGAGGGAAGGGCGCGGGAGCACAACGTGGCGGTCTTCGGGCTCACGCCCGCCGCCGGTCCCGCCGGAAGCAGCGGCGGGGCTTTTTCGTCTGGAAGACTTCTGTAGTTCCTCGGGAGGCGGTTCGAGTCATGAAGGTCCGCGCGTCGGTCAAGAAGATTTGCGACAAGTGCAAGGTCATCAAGCGCAAGGGCGTGGTCCGGATCATCTGCCCGGCCAACCCGCGCCACAAGCAGCGCCAGGGCTAGTCGCCCAAGGCCCCAAGGCTCGCTGACGCGGGCAGGGGCGTCACGCAGCACACACGTCAGGAGCAACGGAAAGATGGCTCGTATTGCAGGCGTCGACCTTCCCCGCGAGAAGCGCATCGAGATCTCGCTCCAGTACATCTTCGGGATCGGCAAGACCACCGCCCGGCTCGTCCTCGAGCGCGCCCAGGTCGCCGCGACCACGCGGACCAAGGATCTGACGGACGACGAGGTCCGCCGCATCCGCGAGACCATCGAGCAGAACCTCAAGGTGGAGGGCGACCTCCGCCGCGAGGTGTCGATGAACATCAAGCGGCTCATGGATCTCGGCTGCTACCGCGGCCTGCGCCACCGCAAGGGTCTCCCGGTCCGCGGCCAGCGCACCCACACCAACGCCCGCACGCGCAAGGGCCCGAAGAAGGGGCTGATCCGCAAGGCGCCGGCCCCCGCCCCCAAGGCCTAACGAGCTTTCGAACCCGATTGCAGCCGCGCGGCGCGCGGCGTGCGGACACGGAGAACCAGAGTGGCTGACGAGAAGCAGACGAAGAAGCCGGAAGCGCCGGCCAAGGCCGAGGCCAAGGTCGAGGAGAGCAGCGCCCCCGCCGCCCCGAACCTGGGCGGCATCGAGCCGGTCACCGCCTCGCCGGTGGTCCCGAAGAAGGGCAAGAAGCGGGTGAAGAAGAACA from Anaeromyxobacter paludicola harbors:
- the rpmJ gene encoding 50S ribosomal protein L36; this translates as MKVRASVKKICDKCKVIKRKGVVRIICPANPRHKQRQG
- the rpsM gene encoding 30S ribosomal protein S13, which encodes MARIAGVDLPREKRIEISLQYIFGIGKTTARLVLERAQVAATTRTKDLTDDEVRRIRETIEQNLKVEGDLRREVSMNIKRLMDLGCYRGLRHRKGLPVRGQRTHTNARTRKGPKKGLIRKAPAPAPKA